The Megasphaera stantonii genome includes a window with the following:
- the dut gene encoding dUTP diphosphatase produces the protein MTGRGFEIVTAYRDKGLTLPVRKTAGSAGYDLAAAETVVLQPHAVTVVPTGLKAYMEKDEYLSIFIRSSLAFKKGLMLANSTGIVDSDYYNNQDNEGHIMIAYYNTNDAPYTIEKGERIGQGIFMKYLTVHDDAAEAVRTGGIGSTGNK, from the coding sequence ATGACTGGCAGAGGATTTGAAATCGTAACGGCTTATCGTGATAAAGGCCTGACGCTCCCGGTCCGCAAGACGGCCGGAAGCGCCGGCTACGACCTGGCGGCGGCAGAGACTGTCGTACTGCAGCCTCACGCCGTGACCGTCGTGCCGACGGGGCTGAAGGCATATATGGAAAAGGACGAATACCTGTCCATTTTCATCCGCTCCAGCCTGGCCTTCAAAAAGGGCCTGATGCTGGCCAACAGCACGGGTATTGTAGACAGCGATTACTACAATAATCAGGACAACGAAGGCCACATCATGATAGCCTACTATAATACAAATGATGCGCCCTATACAATTGAAAAAGGCGAACGTATCGGTCAGGGCATCTTTATGAAATATTTGACTGTCCATGACGACGCTGCGGAAGCTGTCCGCACCGGCGGCATCGGCAGCACGGGAAATAAATAA
- the rlmD gene encoding 23S rRNA (uracil(1939)-C(5))-methyltransferase RlmD: MKQHRSVPVVKGNTYTIDILRLGSSGEGVGRYENFTVFVRGALPGETVQAKVDVVKKQYATAILQDIVTPSPQRVEPLCPVYAQCGGCQLQHISYDGELLEKHGQVRDALERIGHLTGIDVLPTLGAATPWEYRNKMQFPAAAAKGKAVVGCYAAGSHRVIDVASCAIQKAGNNDILRIVRQWMNDYHVPAYNEQAHTGIVRHVMGRVGVRTGELMVCLVTAQADVPHIAELIGMLREELPKLTSVVQNINTRRTNVILGPETKVLYGSPTIHDSIGPLTFNISAQSFFQVNSEQAQRLYEKALEFADLQGHETVADVYCGTGTITLFLAQKAKKVYGIEIVAPAIRDAVKNAADNGVTNAEFILGDAVEKLPELIKSGVRPDVIVLDPPRAGCGEPVLEAIAQSQPKRVVYVSCNPATLARDLAYLNDHGYQPVKVQPVDMFPRTHHVETVVLLIRVKESNSEKV, translated from the coding sequence ATGAAACAGCACCGGTCTGTTCCTGTTGTAAAAGGAAATACATATACGATTGATATACTCCGCCTCGGCTCCAGCGGCGAAGGCGTAGGGCGGTATGAAAACTTTACGGTCTTTGTCAGAGGGGCGCTGCCCGGTGAAACGGTGCAGGCCAAGGTCGACGTCGTCAAAAAGCAGTATGCCACGGCTATACTGCAGGATATCGTCACGCCGTCGCCGCAGCGCGTGGAGCCCCTGTGTCCCGTATACGCCCAGTGCGGCGGCTGCCAGCTCCAGCACATAAGCTACGACGGCGAGCTGTTGGAAAAACATGGGCAAGTACGGGACGCCCTGGAACGCATCGGCCATCTGACGGGAATAGACGTCCTTCCAACCCTGGGCGCAGCGACGCCGTGGGAATACCGCAATAAGATGCAGTTCCCCGCAGCGGCTGCAAAAGGGAAAGCCGTCGTCGGCTGCTACGCCGCCGGCAGCCACCGGGTCATCGACGTCGCGTCGTGCGCCATTCAAAAGGCTGGCAACAACGACATCTTGCGCATCGTACGCCAGTGGATGAACGACTATCACGTGCCGGCTTATAACGAGCAGGCACATACGGGCATCGTCCGCCACGTCATGGGCCGCGTCGGCGTCCGGACAGGAGAGCTCATGGTCTGCCTCGTCACAGCCCAGGCTGATGTGCCTCACATCGCCGAATTGATCGGCATGCTCCGCGAAGAACTGCCCAAGCTTACCAGCGTCGTACAGAACATCAATACGCGCCGTACCAACGTCATCTTAGGCCCGGAAACGAAGGTCTTATACGGCTCGCCGACGATTCACGATTCCATCGGCCCCCTGACCTTCAACATTTCCGCCCAGTCCTTCTTTCAGGTCAACAGCGAGCAGGCTCAGCGCCTGTATGAAAAGGCCTTGGAATTTGCCGACCTGCAGGGTCATGAAACCGTAGCCGACGTGTACTGCGGCACCGGCACGATTACCCTCTTTTTAGCCCAGAAGGCAAAAAAGGTCTACGGCATTGAAATCGTCGCGCCGGCTATCCGAGACGCCGTGAAAAACGCGGCCGACAACGGCGTGACAAACGCAGAATTCATCCTCGGCGACGCCGTGGAAAAACTGCCCGAACTCATCAAAAGCGGCGTCCGCCCCGACGTCATCGTCCTGGACCCGCCCAGAGCCGGCTGCGGCGAACCCGTCCTAGAAGCCATCGCCCAAAGCCAGCCGAAGCGCGTCGTCTACGTATCGTGCAATCCGGCGACCCTGGCCCGCGACCTGGCTTACCTAAACGACCACGGCTACCAACCCGTCAAAGTCCAGCCTGTCGATATGTTTCCGCGGACCCATCATGTGGAGACGGTCGTACTGCTGATAAGAGTCAAAGAATCGAATAGTGAAAAAGTATAG
- a CDS encoding NUDIX hydrolase, which produces MSISTETLVSRQEIMKGKVLHVTVDTVEIDDGQGGEKKTAVREAVWHFGACAILPVTDDGKIILVRQYRYAAGEPMLEVPAGKIEHNGESPDICAARELEEEAAVTAGELIPLGYVYTSPGFCDERIYLYLARKLHKGAQHLDDDEFMNIERYTPQEVEELIADNKIVDAKTIAAFEKSRKYLRI; this is translated from the coding sequence ATGAGCATCAGCACGGAAACATTAGTATCTCGACAGGAAATCATGAAGGGGAAGGTTCTCCACGTCACGGTAGATACGGTTGAAATCGACGACGGCCAGGGCGGTGAAAAGAAGACGGCCGTCCGCGAAGCCGTATGGCACTTCGGCGCCTGTGCTATCCTGCCGGTAACGGACGACGGCAAGATTATCCTCGTCCGCCAGTACCGCTATGCAGCAGGCGAACCGATGCTGGAAGTCCCGGCAGGGAAAATCGAGCACAACGGCGAGTCGCCGGATATCTGCGCGGCTCGGGAGCTGGAAGAAGAAGCGGCCGTTACGGCAGGAGAATTGATTCCCCTGGGATACGTCTACACGTCGCCGGGCTTCTGCGACGAACGCATTTATTTGTATCTGGCCCGCAAGCTCCACAAGGGGGCTCAGCATCTGGACGACGACGAATTTATGAATATTGAGCGTTACACGCCGCAAGAAGTGGAAGAATTGATTGCGGACAATAAAATCGTCGACGCCAAGACGATTGCTGCCTTTGAAAAATCGCGCAAATATTTAAGGATATAA
- a CDS encoding thymidine phosphorylase: MWPIDCIEHKRDGKVLTKEEIHRFIDDYTAGRIADYQAAAWLMAVYLRGMTAEETTELTMAMARSGDIVDLSSIPGVKVDKHSTGGIADTTTLIVAPLVAAAGVPVAKMSGRGLGFTGGTADKLEAIPGFRIELPEDQFLQQVRRMGLALITQSGDIAPADKLLYALRDATGTVESIPLIASSIMSKKIASGADAIVLDVKYGDGAFMKTKEDARKLARMMVDIGRLAHKPTRAVITSMEAPLGTAIGNSLEVDEAVDALSGRGGRRLMEVVRAIGAQMLLVGGKAGSEAEGEQMIDDLVASGKGLAKFKEFVKAQGGSASWIGKRLLTKAPQMFTAVCTDEGYITEIHGRALGEIAMAMGAGRARKEDPIDPMVGIRLFKELGDSITAGEPLFTLYGKAGADMACIAQEIASHIIVQSQRPDHIEPVISEIIT, translated from the coding sequence ATGTGGCCCATAGACTGCATTGAACATAAAAGGGACGGAAAGGTGCTGACGAAGGAAGAAATCCATCGCTTTATTGACGACTACACGGCCGGAAGGATCGCCGACTATCAGGCGGCGGCCTGGCTTATGGCCGTATACCTGCGCGGCATGACGGCAGAAGAAACGACGGAGCTGACCATGGCTATGGCCCGTTCCGGCGACATCGTCGATTTGTCGTCCATTCCCGGCGTCAAGGTGGACAAACACAGCACCGGCGGCATTGCCGATACGACGACGCTCATCGTCGCGCCTCTCGTCGCCGCTGCCGGCGTGCCTGTGGCGAAAATGAGCGGCCGGGGCCTGGGCTTTACAGGTGGCACGGCGGATAAGCTGGAAGCCATTCCGGGATTTCGCATCGAGCTGCCGGAAGATCAGTTTCTGCAGCAGGTCCGCCGCATGGGCCTCGCCCTCATTACCCAGTCCGGCGATATTGCCCCGGCAGATAAGCTGCTCTACGCCCTGCGTGACGCGACGGGAACCGTCGAAAGCATCCCTCTCATTGCCAGCTCCATTATGAGCAAGAAGATAGCCTCCGGAGCTGACGCTATCGTGCTGGACGTAAAATACGGCGACGGCGCGTTCATGAAGACGAAGGAAGACGCCCGAAAATTGGCCCGCATGATGGTGGACATCGGCCGCCTGGCCCATAAGCCGACGAGAGCCGTCATTACGTCTATGGAAGCGCCCCTCGGCACGGCTATCGGCAACAGCCTCGAAGTAGACGAAGCTGTCGACGCCTTGTCCGGACGGGGAGGGCGGCGGCTCATGGAAGTCGTGCGGGCCATCGGCGCGCAGATGCTCCTCGTCGGCGGCAAGGCCGGCAGCGAAGCCGAAGGCGAACAGATGATTGACGACCTCGTCGCCAGCGGCAAGGGATTAGCGAAATTCAAGGAATTCGTCAAAGCCCAGGGCGGCAGCGCGTCGTGGATCGGAAAGCGGCTTCTCACGAAAGCGCCCCAGATGTTTACGGCCGTCTGCACTGACGAAGGCTATATTACGGAAATCCATGGCCGGGCCTTGGGTGAAATCGCCATGGCTATGGGCGCCGGCCGGGCCCGCAAGGAAGATCCCATTGATCCTATGGTAGGCATCCGCCTGTTCAAGGAGCTGGGAGATTCTATCACGGCCGGCGAACCCTTGTTTACCTTATACGGCAAGGCCGGCGCTGACATGGCCTGCATCGCCCAGGAGATTGCCTCTCACATCATCGTGCAGTCCCAGCGGCCGGACCATATAGAACCCGTTATCAGCGAAATCATTACGTAA
- a CDS encoding IS256 family transposase, producing the protein MAREKKPVHKVIMTEGKRSIIQQLFQEYDIQSAEDIQEALKDLLGGTIKEMMETEMDEHLGYQKSQRSDSEDYRNGYKRKRVNSRYGTVDIQVPQDRNSTFEPQVVRKRQKDISSIDQKIISMYAKGMTTRQISETLEDIYGFEASEGFISDVTDKILPQIEDWQKRPLSEVYPVLYIDAIHYSVRDNGVIRKLAAYVILGINIDGQKEVLTIQVGDNESAKYWLSVLNELKNRGVKDILILCADGLSGIKEAIAAAYPNTEYQRCIVHQVRNTLKYVADKDRKPFANDLKTIYQAPSEEQALESLERVTKTWSVKYPNSMKSWKQNWDAICPIFKFSMNVRKVIYTTNAIESLNSTYRKLNRQRSVFPSDTALLKALYLATFEATKKWTMPIRNWGQVYGELSIMYEGRLPE; encoded by the coding sequence ATGGCAAGAGAAAAGAAACCGGTACATAAGGTCATTATGACCGAAGGAAAACGCAGCATTATTCAACAACTGTTTCAAGAATATGACATTCAATCCGCAGAAGATATTCAGGAAGCACTGAAAGACCTGCTGGGCGGTACCATCAAAGAAATGATGGAAACCGAGATGGACGAACACCTTGGCTATCAGAAATCCCAGCGGTCTGACAGCGAGGATTACCGCAATGGGTATAAGAGAAAGCGGGTCAACAGCCGGTATGGTACCGTAGATATCCAGGTACCGCAGGACCGCAACTCCACGTTCGAACCGCAGGTGGTCCGTAAACGGCAAAAAGATATCTCTTCTATCGACCAGAAAATTATCTCCATGTATGCCAAGGGAATGACGACCCGGCAAATTTCAGAAACGTTAGAGGATATCTATGGATTTGAGGCTTCCGAAGGCTTCATTTCCGATGTAACCGATAAAATCCTGCCTCAAATTGAAGACTGGCAGAAACGCCCGCTGTCGGAAGTGTATCCTGTCCTCTATATTGATGCCATTCATTATTCTGTCCGGGATAACGGAGTGATCCGGAAGCTGGCAGCCTACGTCATTCTGGGAATCAACATAGACGGACAAAAAGAAGTTCTGACGATTCAGGTCGGAGACAATGAGAGCGCAAAATATTGGCTTTCCGTGCTGAATGAATTGAAAAATCGCGGGGTAAAAGATATCCTGATTCTCTGTGCCGATGGCCTGAGCGGGATCAAAGAAGCCATCGCCGCAGCCTATCCTAACACGGAATACCAGCGCTGCATCGTACATCAGGTACGAAACACGCTGAAATATGTAGCAGACAAGGATCGTAAGCCTTTTGCCAATGATTTAAAGACTATTTATCAGGCTCCGTCTGAAGAACAGGCTTTGGAATCTCTGGAAAGGGTAACCAAAACATGGTCTGTAAAATATCCGAATTCCATGAAAAGTTGGAAGCAAAACTGGGATGCCATCTGCCCAATTTTCAAGTTTTCCATGAACGTAAGAAAAGTGATTTACACGACCAATGCCATCGAATCCCTGAATTCCACCTACCGGAAGCTGAACCGTCAGAGAAGCGTATTTCCAAGCGATACAGCGCTTTTAAAAGCCCTGTATCTGGCGACGTTTGAAGCCACCAAAAAATGGACCATGCCAATCCGAAACTGGGGACAGGTGTATGGGGAACTGAGCATAATGTACGAAGGCCGACTCCCAGAGTAA
- a CDS encoding phosphopentomutase: MKFNRIIVIVMDSVGAGGAPDAAKFGDAGADTYGHIDAAVPLAVPNLRRLGLGKVAHIHDVPTDVVGAYGLMQEISAGKDTTSGHWEFMGNPVDNPFPTFPDAFPKELMDLFTAKTGYGYIGNEIASGTEIIERLGPDHFRTKQPIVYTSADSVFQIAAHNDVIPLEELYRICDITRREVCVGPYEVGRIIARPFVGEQGRFVRTGDRRDYSRLPKRKMVFEYLKEAGCCVVGVGKIGDIYAHIGLTESYHTSNNGEDMAELTKQLLAHRRDKGLLMANFVDFDSQYGHRRDVAGYAKCIEDFDAALGDFLPQLQDDELLVITADHGNDPTWRGTDHTRERVPLLLYSPAFAEAVDVGIRQTYADLGMTIMDNFGLTGLEFGTSFLNELR, from the coding sequence ATGAAATTCAATCGGATTATCGTCATCGTAATGGACAGCGTCGGCGCCGGCGGTGCGCCGGACGCGGCAAAATTCGGCGACGCCGGGGCAGACACGTACGGCCATATTGACGCCGCCGTACCGCTGGCCGTGCCGAACCTGCGCCGCCTCGGCTTAGGAAAGGTCGCTCATATACACGATGTACCGACGGATGTCGTCGGCGCGTACGGCCTCATGCAGGAAATTTCCGCAGGAAAGGACACGACGAGCGGCCATTGGGAATTCATGGGAAATCCCGTAGACAACCCGTTCCCGACCTTTCCCGACGCGTTTCCCAAAGAGCTGATGGACTTGTTCACGGCCAAGACAGGGTACGGCTATATCGGCAATGAAATCGCTTCGGGCACGGAAATCATCGAACGCCTCGGGCCGGATCATTTCCGTACGAAGCAGCCCATCGTCTACACGTCGGCAGACAGCGTATTTCAGATTGCCGCCCACAACGACGTCATTCCGCTGGAAGAGCTGTACCGTATCTGCGACATTACGCGTCGCGAAGTCTGTGTCGGCCCTTACGAAGTGGGGCGTATCATTGCCCGGCCCTTCGTCGGCGAACAGGGCCGTTTCGTCCGCACCGGCGACCGCCGCGACTACAGCCGCCTGCCGAAGCGGAAAATGGTCTTTGAATACTTGAAGGAAGCGGGCTGCTGCGTCGTCGGCGTCGGGAAAATCGGCGATATTTACGCCCATATCGGCCTGACCGAATCGTACCATACGTCTAATAACGGCGAAGACATGGCCGAGCTGACAAAACAGCTTCTGGCCCATCGCCGGGACAAGGGGCTGCTCATGGCGAACTTCGTCGATTTCGACAGCCAGTACGGCCACCGTCGCGACGTCGCCGGCTATGCCAAATGCATTGAAGACTTCGACGCTGCCTTAGGCGATTTCCTGCCGCAGCTGCAGGACGACGAGCTGCTGGTCATTACGGCCGACCACGGCAACGACCCGACGTGGCGCGGCACGGATCATACGCGCGAACGGGTGCCCCTGCTCCTGTACAGCCCGGCCTTTGCAGAGGCCGTAGATGTGGGCATTCGTCAGACCTATGCCGATTTGGGCATGACGATTATGGATAACTTTGGACTGACAGGGCTGGAATTTGGGACGAGCTTCCTGAACGAATTGAGGTGA
- a CDS encoding phage replisome organizer N-terminal domain-containing protein, translating to MKGLRWFQTKVGLFQDPRMMYLLSQPHGDSYFVIWFYLKDLAGMINDDGYIYVSERQVMPTELLARQLRRRKAFVERVLDVFEQIDLISRDETGLIRIVPWDEIQSFSRDEKKRSDARDRMRRYRQRQREEQANVAACASHNEMPGRMPAERLESVNGQACETGYVAPYGRSELDCLQHGEQIGRVLDESIQNDNELVPETERAASYGGAAVDYPLNGMKTIAVTDKKRLRVHGQAQQTGYTVPSGKADLHCVRHGEQVGAMPDEKVHGVDKPTPETEPAASYGRTAVDYHRNGMKTIAVTDKKRLRVHGQAQQTGDAVPSGKAEWECVHYGEQVGVLLDAKVQGVDKPIPEREYAASYGEAVMGCPRNSGKDAAGPDEKVQSVNGQTHKVECAVANDGADLTCTQLSERQEIAAYDRDGMNGIQGEERAEGIAYVTEDRAYVPGADFAADYLDEGRDTSSDREEPSSLPGGKALLYYEALFGKADGQTVEALQGLARRWGDEAVCRAVCIALKKGASSIQYIRTVLVHCKGTPRHDTAPSPYENARSMPSGQGGLRHISDMNWGSPDVSLGEGIRPVYEALP from the coding sequence ATGAAGGGGCTGCGATGGTTTCAAACGAAGGTGGGGTTATTTCAGGACCCACGGATGATGTATTTGCTGAGTCAGCCTCATGGCGATTCGTATTTCGTCATTTGGTTTTATCTCAAGGATTTGGCCGGCATGATTAACGACGACGGCTACATATACGTATCGGAGAGACAGGTTATGCCGACGGAGCTGCTGGCTCGTCAGCTGCGCCGCCGCAAGGCCTTTGTGGAACGGGTGCTGGACGTGTTTGAGCAGATTGACCTCATCAGCCGCGATGAAACGGGGTTGATCCGCATCGTGCCCTGGGATGAAATCCAGAGCTTTTCCCGCGACGAGAAGAAGCGCAGCGACGCCCGGGACCGCATGCGGCGCTATCGCCAGCGGCAGCGGGAGGAGCAGGCGAATGTAGCAGCTTGCGCTTCCCATAATGAAATGCCTGGTCGTATGCCTGCCGAAAGGCTGGAGAGCGTCAATGGGCAGGCCTGTGAAACGGGATATGTTGCGCCGTATGGCAGGTCTGAATTGGATTGCCTTCAGCATGGTGAACAGATTGGCCGCGTGCTTGACGAGAGCATACAGAATGACAACGAACTAGTACCTGAAACGGAACGTGCTGCGTCATACGGCGGGGCTGCTGTGGATTATCCCCTAAACGGCATGAAGACCATCGCTGTGACCGATAAGAAAAGACTGCGTGTCCATGGACAGGCACAACAAACGGGATATACCGTGCCGTCTGGCAAGGCTGACTTACATTGTGTTCGGCATGGTGAACAGGTTGGGGCTATGCCTGACGAGAAAGTACATGGTGTCGATAAGCCAACGCCTGAAACGGAACCTGCTGCATCGTACGGCAGGACTGCTGTGGATTATCACCGAAATGGCATGAAGACCATCGCTGTGACCGATAAGAAAAGACTGCGTGTCCATGGACAGGCACAACAAACGGGAGATGCCGTGCCGTCTGGCAAGGCTGAATGGGAATGTGTTCATTATGGTGAACAGGTTGGTGTTCTGCTTGACGCGAAAGTACAGGGCGTCGATAAGCCAATACCTGAAAGGGAATATGCTGCATCGTACGGCGAGGCTGTTATGGGTTGCCCACGAAACAGCGGGAAGGATGCTGCTGGGCCCGATGAGAAAGTACAGAGCGTCAATGGACAGACACATAAAGTGGAATGTGCCGTGGCGAACGATGGGGCTGATCTGACCTGCACACAGCTTTCCGAAAGGCAGGAAATCGCGGCGTATGATAGGGATGGAATGAACGGCATACAGGGAGAGGAAAGGGCCGAAGGAATAGCGTATGTAACCGAAGACAGGGCATATGTGCCAGGGGCAGATTTTGCTGCAGATTATCTCGATGAGGGGCGAGATACCAGCAGCGATAGGGAGGAGCCGTCGTCTCTGCCGGGCGGCAAGGCCCTCCTGTATTACGAAGCCTTGTTCGGCAAGGCCGACGGGCAGACCGTAGAGGCCTTGCAAGGGTTGGCGCGGCGCTGGGGCGACGAGGCTGTCTGCCGGGCTGTTTGCATTGCCTTGAAGAAGGGCGCGTCCAGCATCCAGTATATCCGCACCGTATTGGTTCACTGCAAGGGAACTCCCCGCCATGATACGGCGCCCAGCCCGTACGAGAACGCAAGGTCTATGCCTTCCGGCCAGGGCGGACTCCGCCATATCAGCGATATGAACTGGGGCAGCCCGGACGTCAGCTTAGGCGAAGGCATCCGGCCCGTATACGAAGCGCTGCCATAG